The following coding sequences are from one Gossypium hirsutum isolate 1008001.06 chromosome A12, Gossypium_hirsutum_v2.1, whole genome shotgun sequence window:
- the LOC107938251 gene encoding 2-alkenal reductase (NADP(+)-dependent) isoform X1 — MICGVWRRKGKMAVNVVESKEWYLAGYAAEGVPTTDHLTLRSVPLSLSLDSIPDAHVAVQLLFISVDPYLRTRMSGQEDGLYFPQFSLNQVITAFGVGRVMRSKDEKYSEGDIVLNAFFPVAEYCVVPSSVLIRKIDPEAGIRLPEYLSCLGVPGFAAWVGIEVLGEAKPGSNAFISAAAGGVGMVAGQLAKLKGCRVIGSTGSDAKVRLLKEEFGYDDAFNYNKETDFDAALSKMICRYFPNGIDIYLENVGGKMLEAVLNHVNPHARIPVCGMISQYNQIWTEREGVRNLLNIVGKEARMEGFLVGSYLDRFADFTVEMEGYLKQGKISSKIKIYEGIQSFVESLGSLFSSSNFGKVVIEVNKPR, encoded by the exons ATGATCTGTGGTGTGTGGCGAAGAAAAGGGAAGATGGCAGTGAATGTTGTGGAAAGCAAAGAATGGTATTTAGCAGGGTACGCTGCCGAAGGCGTTCCAACCACTGATCATCTAACGCTCCGCAGTGTGCCGCTGTCCTTATCGCTCGATTCCATACCCGACGCCCATGTAGCCGTTCAACTCCTCTTCATCTCTGTTGATCCTTATCTTCGTACCAGAATGAGCGGCCAAGAAGACGGCTTATATTTTCCGCAGTTCAGCCTTAACCAG GTGATAACTGCTTTTGGAGTTGGAAGAGTGATGAGATCCAAGGATGAAAAGTACAGTGAGGGTGATATTGTGTTGAATGCTTTCTTTCCTGTAGCTGAGTACTGTGTGGTGCCATCTAGTGTCCTCATAAGAAAGATTGACCCAGAGGCTGGAATTCGCTTGCCAGAATATCTCAGTTGTCTTG GGGTTCCCGGGTTTGCAGCGTGGGTGGGGATAGAAGTGCTGGGAGAGGCAAAGCCGGGGTCAAACGCTTTCATATCAGCGGCGGCAGGTGGTGTAGGAATGGTTGCGGGGCAATTGGCTAAGCTCAAGGGTTGTAGAGTCATTGGAAGCACCGGATCTGATGCCAAG gtgAGACTCTTAAAGGAGGAATTCGGGTACGACGATGCATTCAACTACAACAAAGAAACTGATTTTGATGCGGCTTTGAGCAA AATGATTTGCAGGTACTTCCCTAATGGTATTGATATATACCTGGAGAATGTGGGTGGTAAAATGCTTGAGGCAGTCCTGAATCACGTCAACCCTCACGCTAGGATTCCAGTTTGTGGAATGATTTCTCAGTATAACCAG ATTTGGACAGAGAGGGAGGGGGTCAGAAATCTGCTAAATATCGTGGGGAAGGAGGCAAGAATGGAGGGCTTTTTGGTGGGCTCCTATTTGGACAGATTTGCAGATTTTACTGTGGAGATGGAGGGTTATCTAAAGCAAGGCAAAATAAGTTCCAAGATCAAAATCTATGAAGGAATCCAAAGCTTTGTGGAGAGTTTAGGGTCCCTTTTCTCAAGCTCTAACTTTGGGAAAGTCGTGATTGAAGTTAATAAGCCTCGTTAA
- the LOC107938251 gene encoding 2-alkenal reductase (NADP(+)-dependent) isoform X2 has translation MICGVWRRKGKMAVNVVESKEWYLAGYAAEGVPTTDHLTLRSVPLSLSLDSIPDAHVAVQLLFISVDPYLRTRMSGQEDGLYFPQFSLNQVITAFGVGRVMRSKDEKYSEGDIVLNAFFPVAEYCVVPSSVLIRKIDPEAGIRLPEYLSCLGVPGFAAWVGIEVLGEAKPGSNAFISAAAGGVGMVAGQLAKLKGCRVIGSTGSDAKVRLLKEEFGYDDAFNYNKETDFDAALSKYFPNGIDIYLENVGGKMLEAVLNHVNPHARIPVCGMISQYNQIWTEREGVRNLLNIVGKEARMEGFLVGSYLDRFADFTVEMEGYLKQGKISSKIKIYEGIQSFVESLGSLFSSSNFGKVVIEVNKPR, from the exons ATGATCTGTGGTGTGTGGCGAAGAAAAGGGAAGATGGCAGTGAATGTTGTGGAAAGCAAAGAATGGTATTTAGCAGGGTACGCTGCCGAAGGCGTTCCAACCACTGATCATCTAACGCTCCGCAGTGTGCCGCTGTCCTTATCGCTCGATTCCATACCCGACGCCCATGTAGCCGTTCAACTCCTCTTCATCTCTGTTGATCCTTATCTTCGTACCAGAATGAGCGGCCAAGAAGACGGCTTATATTTTCCGCAGTTCAGCCTTAACCAG GTGATAACTGCTTTTGGAGTTGGAAGAGTGATGAGATCCAAGGATGAAAAGTACAGTGAGGGTGATATTGTGTTGAATGCTTTCTTTCCTGTAGCTGAGTACTGTGTGGTGCCATCTAGTGTCCTCATAAGAAAGATTGACCCAGAGGCTGGAATTCGCTTGCCAGAATATCTCAGTTGTCTTG GGGTTCCCGGGTTTGCAGCGTGGGTGGGGATAGAAGTGCTGGGAGAGGCAAAGCCGGGGTCAAACGCTTTCATATCAGCGGCGGCAGGTGGTGTAGGAATGGTTGCGGGGCAATTGGCTAAGCTCAAGGGTTGTAGAGTCATTGGAAGCACCGGATCTGATGCCAAG gtgAGACTCTTAAAGGAGGAATTCGGGTACGACGATGCATTCAACTACAACAAAGAAACTGATTTTGATGCGGCTTTGAGCAA GTACTTCCCTAATGGTATTGATATATACCTGGAGAATGTGGGTGGTAAAATGCTTGAGGCAGTCCTGAATCACGTCAACCCTCACGCTAGGATTCCAGTTTGTGGAATGATTTCTCAGTATAACCAG ATTTGGACAGAGAGGGAGGGGGTCAGAAATCTGCTAAATATCGTGGGGAAGGAGGCAAGAATGGAGGGCTTTTTGGTGGGCTCCTATTTGGACAGATTTGCAGATTTTACTGTGGAGATGGAGGGTTATCTAAAGCAAGGCAAAATAAGTTCCAAGATCAAAATCTATGAAGGAATCCAAAGCTTTGTGGAGAGTTTAGGGTCCCTTTTCTCAAGCTCTAACTTTGGGAAAGTCGTGATTGAAGTTAATAAGCCTCGTTAA